The proteins below are encoded in one region of Streptomyces sp. NBC_00344:
- a CDS encoding tyrosinase cofactor: MEASSPNKAGVRWLSYVPRRAVLRGVFALSVVGGTAGALTPVMAADEDAAQTPALGLRHPFDEMYRGRHIHGGATVDGTEILVDGRPLHVMRRADGSYLSMVNHYESYPTPLDVARAAVDELGSAELSLTSMQTL, from the coding sequence ATGGAAGCGTCCAGTCCGAACAAAGCCGGGGTGAGGTGGCTGTCGTATGTGCCGCGGCGAGCCGTTCTGCGGGGGGTGTTCGCACTGAGTGTCGTTGGGGGCACCGCCGGAGCTCTTACTCCGGTGATGGCGGCGGACGAGGACGCCGCGCAGACCCCGGCGCTGGGGCTGCGTCACCCTTTCGACGAGATGTACCGGGGTCGGCACATTCACGGCGGCGCCACCGTGGACGGCACGGAAATCCTGGTCGACGGCAGGCCGTTGCACGTGATGCGGCGGGCCGACGGCAGCTACCTCAGCATGGTGAACCACTACGAGTCGTACCCGACGCCGCTCGATGTCGCCCGCGCCGCGGTCGACGAACTGGGTTCGGCTGAACTGTCGTTGACGTCCATGCAGACTCTCTGA
- a CDS encoding thiol-disulfide oxidoreductase DCC family protein: MRTQSVLVFDGDCAFCTTSVKFAERYVRPRCEITPWQFTDLGPLGVHEERATYELLWVTPAGAVYGGAQAVAKLLLSAGRGWAVLGALLRLPPLRWMARAVYRIVANNRDRMPGGTPSCALPPG; the protein is encoded by the coding sequence ATGCGGACCCAATCTGTTCTCGTCTTTGACGGCGACTGCGCCTTTTGTACGACGTCTGTGAAGTTCGCCGAGCGGTACGTGCGGCCCCGCTGCGAGATCACCCCGTGGCAGTTCACGGATCTGGGCCCCCTCGGTGTTCATGAAGAGCGGGCGACGTATGAATTGCTGTGGGTCACGCCCGCAGGAGCGGTGTACGGCGGCGCACAAGCCGTTGCCAAGCTGCTTCTGAGTGCGGGCAGGGGCTGGGCGGTGCTGGGAGCGCTGCTCAGGCTTCCGCCACTGCGTTGGATGGCCCGCGCCGTCTACCGGATCGTCGCGAACAACCGCGATCGCATGCCGGGCGGTACGCCGTCCTGTGCGCTCCCTCCGGGTTAG